The DNA segment TCTCGGAAACGTCCTGCAATTTAAAGGGACACGCCTTGCTGGCCCTTTACAAACCATGACCAACACTCCCACAGGGGTTATGGGTTGTTCTTAAGACAACAAGTCTCTCAGGACTTGCGCGAAGGCCCGGCTGCTCTCTTCCTCGCCCGCATGATGCCCATCGCGCACCACCCACTGGCCGTTGACCAGCACATCACGCACCTGCCGATCACCCCCGGCAAACAGCCAGCGGTTGAGAATCCCGTCTGCACTGGCCGTCGCCAGGTACGGATCATTGCCGTCCAGCACCAGCCAGTCCGCACGCTTGCCGACTTCCAGGCGGCCAATCGGTTGCCCCAGCGCCTGGGCGCCGCCGTCGAGGGCTGCGTCATACAGGGTGCGGCCGACCATCGGTTGATCGCTGCGATACAGGCGGTTGCGCCGCTGGTCGCGCAGGCGCTGGCCGTATTCCAGCCAGCGCAGTTCTTCAACCACGCTCAATGACACATGGCTGTCCGAACCAATCCCCATGCGCCCGCCCTGGGCCAGGAAATCCACCGCTGGGAAAATCCCGTCGCCCAGGTTGGCCTCAGTGGTCAGGCACAGCCCGGCAATCGCCCGGCTGTTGGCCATCAATGTCACTTCGTCGGAGTTGGCGTGGGTGGCGTGCACCAGGCACCAGCGCTGGTCGACGTTCACATGGTCATACAGCCATTGCAGCGGGCGTTTGCCGCTCCAGGCCAGGCAGTCATCGACTTCCTTTTGCTGTTCGGCGATGTGGATATGCACCGGGCAGCTCTTATCGCTGGCGGCCAATACCGCGCTGATCTGTTGCGGAGTGACTGCGCGCAATGAGTGGAAACACAGGCCCAGTTGCTGCGCCGGTTGCGCGGCCAGGATCGGTTGCAGGCGCGCTTGCAGGTTCAGGTAGTTATCGGTGCTGTTGATAAAGCGGCGCTGGCCGTCGTTCGGCGCCTGGCCGCCAAAGCCCGAGTGGCTGTAGAGCACTGGCAGCAAGGTCAGGCCGATCCCGCTGCTGGCTGCCGCCTGGCTGATCTGGCGCGACAGTTCGGTGGGGTCGGCGTAAGGCTGGCCGCTGATGTCGTGATGCACATAGTGGAACTCGGCGACCGAGGTGTAGCCGGCCTTGAGCATCTCGATATACAGCTGGCGGGCGATGACCTGCAATTGCTCGGGGCTGATCTGGCCGACCATGCGGTACATCAGGTCGCGCCAGGTCCAGAAACTGTCATTGGGGTTGCCGGCGACCTCCGCCAGCCCCGCCATGGCCCGTTGAAACGCGTGGGAATGCAGGTTCGGCATGCCCGGTAACAACGGGCCTCTCAGCCGCTCGGCGCCGTCTGCACTGGCATTGGCCGTCACGTTGGTCAGCAGGCCATCGGCGCTGACTTCAAGCCGTACATCAGTGGCCCATCCATTAGGCAGCAGCGCGCGTTCGGCAAAGAAAGCGGACATGATCAAGGCACCCCGGTCGTGTGTTTATTTGTATATACATATACAGACGTTTGCCTGCTCGGTAAACTCCGGCAATCTATGCATCTTTTCCCCCTGCAAGGATTCCCCGTGCCGACTCCGCCCGCCAAGTCCCCGCTGGCTGCCCACATGGACGAAAGTCCGGCGCCCTTGTATGCCCGCGTCAAGCAGATGATCAGCCAGCAGATTCTCAACGGCAACTGGCCGCCGCACTATCGCGTGCCGTCGGAAAGCGAGTTGGTCAACCAACTGGGCTTTAGCCGCATGACCATCAACCGGGCCCTGCGGGAGCTGACCGCCGAAGGTCTGCTGGTGCGCATGCAAGGCGTCGGCACTTTTGTCGCCGAGCCCAAGAGCCAGTCGGCGCTGTTCGAGGTGCATAACATCGCCGATGAGATCGCCTCCCGTGGCCATCGCCACACCTGCAAGGTGATTACCCTGGGCGAAGAAGCCGCCGGTTCCGAGCGCGCCGTGGCCCTGGAAATGCGTGAAGGCGGGCGGGTGTTCCACTCGCTGATCGTGCACTACGAAAACGATATCCCGGTGCAAATCGAAGACCGTTTCGTCAACGCGTTGGTGGCACCGGAATACCTGCAACAGGATTTCACCCAGCAAACCCCTTACGCCTATCTCAACCAGGTGGCGCCGCTGACCGAGGGCGAGCATGTGGTGGAAGCGATCCTGGCCGACCCGCAGGAATGCAAGCTGCTGCAGATCGAGACCGGCGAGCCGTGCTTGCTGATTCGCCGGCGTACCTGGTCCGGGCGCCAGCCGGTGACTGCCGCACGCCTGATCCACCCCGGTTCCCGCCATAGCCTCGAAGGACGTTTCAGCAAATGAGTGCAGTCAAGGTCTGGCGTGCTGCCGATTACGTACGCATGCCGTGGAAAAACGGCGGCGGCAGCACCGAAGAAATCACCCGTGATGCCGGCCACGGCCTGGAAGGTTTTGGCTGGCGCCTGTCGATTGCCGATATCGGTGAGTCGGGCGGCTTTTCCACGTTTGCCGGGTATCAACGGGTCATCACCGTGATCCAGGGTGCGGGCATGGTGCTGACCGTGGACGGTGAAGAGCAGCGCGGGTTGTTACCGCTGCAACCGTTTGCCTTCAAAGGTGAAAGCCAGGTGGTGTGCCGCCTGATCACCGGGCCGATTCGCGACTTCAACCTGATCTACGCGCCCCAGCGTTACCACGCACGTTTGCAGTGGGTGGATGGGGTGCAGCAGTTTTTCAGTTCCGCGAACACTGTGCTGGTGTTCAGTGTGGCTGATGAGGTGAAGGTGCTGGGCGAAGTGCTGGGCCATCATGATTGTTTGCAGGTGGACGGTAACAGTGGCTTGCTGGATATCAACGTGACAGGCCGCTGCTGCCTGATCGAACTGACCGCATGCGATTAAACCTGTGGGAGCTGGCTTGCCTGCGATTGCGGTGTGTCAGACAAGTGGCTATCGCAGGCAAGCCAGCTCCCACATGGATATGTAGAGGCTGCACAATCTGTTTCCAGGCCCGCACCAAGTTGTTACCGAATGCCCCAGCATGGCGCAATGCCCTGCCTTTGTAGCAATCCTCCAGCGGTTCAAGTCACCCCTTTCAGAAATTTCATAAAGCCTTTAAGCCTTTATTTCCAAGGCTTGCATGCGCCTCGGCAATAAATCTTCATCACGGACTTCCCAAGTTGGCAGTCAGATTGCATATGCTTGTATGTACAAGTAAAGGTGTGTGCATAAGAGTCGCTAAACATCCTCTTCGCACCATCGTGTTCGCGCATCGATTGCTGAGGAGTTTTTTGTGACTGACTTTTCCCAGAACAAGCCTACCA comes from the Pseudomonas shahriarae genome and includes:
- the hutC gene encoding histidine utilization repressor; its protein translation is MHLFPLQGFPVPTPPAKSPLAAHMDESPAPLYARVKQMISQQILNGNWPPHYRVPSESELVNQLGFSRMTINRALRELTAEGLLVRMQGVGTFVAEPKSQSALFEVHNIADEIASRGHRHTCKVITLGEEAAGSERAVALEMREGGRVFHSLIVHYENDIPVQIEDRFVNALVAPEYLQQDFTQQTPYAYLNQVAPLTEGEHVVEAILADPQECKLLQIETGEPCLLIRRRTWSGRQPVTAARLIHPGSRHSLEGRFSK
- a CDS encoding HutD/Ves family protein, with amino-acid sequence MSAVKVWRAADYVRMPWKNGGGSTEEITRDAGHGLEGFGWRLSIADIGESGGFSTFAGYQRVITVIQGAGMVLTVDGEEQRGLLPLQPFAFKGESQVVCRLITGPIRDFNLIYAPQRYHARLQWVDGVQQFFSSANTVLVFSVADEVKVLGEVLGHHDCLQVDGNSGLLDINVTGRCCLIELTACD
- a CDS encoding formimidoylglutamate deiminase, whose translation is MSAFFAERALLPNGWATDVRLEVSADGLLTNVTANASADGAERLRGPLLPGMPNLHSHAFQRAMAGLAEVAGNPNDSFWTWRDLMYRMVGQISPEQLQVIARQLYIEMLKAGYTSVAEFHYVHHDISGQPYADPTELSRQISQAAASSGIGLTLLPVLYSHSGFGGQAPNDGQRRFINSTDNYLNLQARLQPILAAQPAQQLGLCFHSLRAVTPQQISAVLAASDKSCPVHIHIAEQQKEVDDCLAWSGKRPLQWLYDHVNVDQRWCLVHATHANSDEVTLMANSRAIAGLCLTTEANLGDGIFPAVDFLAQGGRMGIGSDSHVSLSVVEELRWLEYGQRLRDQRRNRLYRSDQPMVGRTLYDAALDGGAQALGQPIGRLEVGKRADWLVLDGNDPYLATASADGILNRWLFAGGDRQVRDVLVNGQWVVRDGHHAGEEESSRAFAQVLRDLLS